From Asterias amurensis chromosome 3, ASM3211899v1, a single genomic window includes:
- the LOC139934670 gene encoding transcription initiation factor TFIID subunit 4B-like, translating into MAGTTSIEDILSSVVDETAVSALIGSLESKLAAGNAASTPGTIDNSSVGSNHVSEPAVSSGDVKPTQPNTTQINAVRDGPMASTATPGPNVVSTAGASNVTNAGGSSTDAMVHATTSASTNSKAGHEQKSGVTIIVNKGSNGAVLNMSSSIAASSSSKTNSISSVGLNTPTTCVRIITLPTSMGGTVLATDTAASVSAMHNQTVKNTVLSNARTVVKTVGGVLKQGDQNVVGQGVLNQTGTAMTTVTGSVLSTGSSPSTEINRQSTTQNTSNLTVREHLTSGAKHIIGTSTVPSPTTHPLQTSTNVNLTTSQPQIVLRPAPSLQVQTSTNLNKPNASSSSVVTLATTSISGVRTQSGVISGHTHVTPQMHQVRLASPQVIAPRAPGGTVQFRLPQGTSLPPGVMLINKDGNIHAVVNSSIASGGQIQQLPTGTVPGGVTYRQVQPGSPALQRPGSQPTSIVQPNMRQNIGQVLNTSNTSMGQLKTGTQMMVGGSPVTFISKSATRGSPSLGMTGQGVRSNTPTMVAVSSGGIMSVTMAGVQRTITTPPVGGPALIVGAQPQPIPMSQSAMENVKKCRNFLTTLIKLASNGNQPAETVKNVKELVQNLIDGKTEPEEFTLKLQKELKSSPQPYLIPFLKKSLPLLRQTLQKGGSLQIQGLSAPTITAAQTGDSFTHSNTLSGIAASQPTLVSTLATGPGGKTTTLNLTAEQLQQLSQQHHAAKQKSKLASLQPQSQKSKAVIASTASKSSPTTHSSSSRSSQSSKSHSSKSSASKSSSSSSSSSSKKDKVKDHAASGFKEDDDINDVTSMAGVNLSEESARILATNADFIGTQLRSIKEEKFLFTGPLQSKVNEICVKHGIQEASSDMMELISHAAQDRLKDLVEKLGVIAMHRMEIYRNDSRYEVTSDVRSQLKFFEQLDSLERKRRDEQERELLLRAAKSRSKQEDPEQLRLKQKAKEMQQMELEQIRQQEANMTALAAIGPRKKRKLDSPTPGSSSGAGSSFSTGSSSGNPSARSQMRRIKRVNFRDLIFLMEQEQEMKKSQFFFRMFLK; encoded by the exons TCCCAACGTCGTGAGCACGGCGGGTGCATCCAACGTTACTAATGCTGGTGGAAGTTCTACGGATGCAATGGTTCACGCTACAACTTCAGCTTCTACAAATTCAAAAGCTGGCCATGAACAGAAATCAGGAGTAACTATCATCGTTAACAAGGGAAGTAACGGGGCCGTTTTAAACATGAGTAGCTCAATAGCGGCAAGCAGCAGCAGCAAGACGAACTCCATATCGTCGGTAGGGCTAAATACACCAACTACGTGTGTACGGATCATTACATTACCAACTAGTATGGGTGGGACTGTTCTTGCCACAGATACTGCTGCTAGTGTAAGTGCAATGCATAACCAAACTGTAAAGAATACTGTCTTATCAAATGCAAGAACAGTTGTTAAAACAGTTGGTGGTGTATTAAAGCAAGGAGACCAAAATGTAGTTGGACAGGGTGTGTTGAACCAGACTGGCACGGCAATGACTACAGTTACAGGGAGTGTCTTAAGCACTGGCTCATCACCCAGTACGGAAATCAACAGACAatcaacaacacaaaacacttcTAATCTTACAGTAAGGGAACATTTAACAAGTGGTGCTAAGCATATTATTGGTACATCTACTGTTCCCTCACCGACGACACATCCACTTCAAACTTCTACAAATGTAAATTTAACCACTTCTCAGCCACAGATAGTCTTACGGCCTGCACCGTCGCTACAAGTGCAAACTTCTACTAATCTTAATAAACCAAATGCTTCCAGCAGCTCAGTTGTAACCCTTGCAACAACTTCAATATCTGGGGTTAGAACGCAAAGTGGGGTTATTTCAGGTCATACTCATGTTACGCCTCAGATGCATCAAGTGAGGTTGGCATCCCCACAAGTAATTGCCCCAAGGGCCCCAGGAGGAACGGTACAGTTTCGATTACCTCAGGGAACCTCATTGCCTCCTGGTGTAATGCTGATCAATAAAGATGGCAACATTCATGCTGTAGTAAATAGTTCCATTGCATCAGGTGGTCAAATACAGCAGTTACCTACGGGGACAGTTCCAGGTGGTGTAACATATAGACAAGTACAG CCTGGGTCTCCTGCATTACAACGACCTGGATCTCAACCAACATCTATCGTCCAACCCAACATGAGACAAAACATTGGTCAAGTTCTCAACACCTCAAATACATCAATGGGTCAACTCAAGACAGGAACTCAAATGATGGTTGGAGGATCTCCCGTTACATTTATATCTAAATCAGCCACTAGGGGATCTCCCTCATTAGGTATGACTGGTCAAGGGGTGCGGTCAAATACTCCAACAATGGTAGCTGTATCATCAGGTGGTATCATGTCTGTAACAATGGCTGGTGTACAACGTACAATAACTACCCCTCCAGTAGGGGGACCAGCGCTTATAGTCGGTGCCCAACCTCAGCCAATACCTATGTCACAGTCAGCGATGGAAAATGTCAAGAAATGTCGGAATTTCTTGACAACGTTAATAAAACTGGCCTCGAATGGGAACCAGCCGGCAGAAACAGTCAAGAATGTGAAGGAGTTGGTACAGAATTTGATT GATGGCAAGACAGAGCCAGAAGAGTTTACCTTAAAACTTCAAAAGGAATTAAAGTCATCTCCTCAGCCTTACCTTATACCCTTCTTAAAG AAAAGTCTACCTCTCCTTCGTCAGACTCTTCAGAAAGGAGGCTCTTTACAGATTCAGGGTCTGAGTGCACCAACCATCACAGCAGCACAGACCGGAGACTCATTTACCCATAGTAATACATTGTCTGGGATTGCAGCATCACAACCAACATTGGTCTCAACACTTGCCACTGGTCCTGGTGGTAAGACCACAACGTTAAACTTGACTGCAGAGCAGCTGCAGCAACTATCACAGCAACACCATGCAGCTAAACAGAAGTCTAAGTTAGCGTCGTTGCAACCTCAAAGTCAAAAATCCAAG GCTGTAATAGCGAGTACAGCAAGTAAATCTTCTCCTACGACACATTCTAGTTCTTCAAGATCGAGCCAATCTAGTAAGAGTCACTCCAGTAAGTCTTCAGCCAGTAAGAGTAGCAGTTCTTCCTCTTCAAGTTCCAGTAAAAAAGACAAAGTTAAAGATCATGCTGCTTCAGGTTTCAA GGAAGATGATGACATTAATGATGTAACCTCTATGGCTGGAGTCAATTTATCAGAAGAGAGTGCTCGTATCCTAGCAACCAATGCTGACTTCATTGGTACCCAGCTCAGGTCTATTAAAGAAGAGAAGTTTCTTTTCACTGGTCCTCTTCAATCTAAAGTCAATGAAATCT GTGTTAAACATGGCATACAAGAAGCATCTTCAGACATGATGGAACTCATATCACATGCTGCTCAAGATAGACTTAAAGATTTAGTTGAGAAACTTGGAGTTATTGCCATGCATAGAATGGAGATATATAGG AATGACTCTAGATATGAAGTAACAAGTGATGTAAGATCACAACTCAAGTTCTTTGAGCAACTTGATTCATTGGAAAGGAAACGTCGAGATGAGCAGGAACGAGAACTCTTGTTACGAGCAGCTAAG AGTCGATCAAAACAAGAAGACCCAGAACAGTTGAGATTAAAACAGAAGGCTAaagaaatgcaacaaatggagcTAGAACAGATCCGGCAGCAGGAGGCCAATATGACAGCCTTAGCTGCCATAGGACCTAGGAAGAAACGTAAACTGGATTCACCAACACCAGGGTCATCGTCAGGG GCTGGTTCTTCATTTAGTACTGGAAGTTCATCAGGAAATCCTTCTGCAAGATCACAG ATGCGGCGTATCAAGAGAGTAAACTTCCGAGATCTCATCTTCCTCATGGAACAGGAACAAGAAATGAAGAAGTCACAATTCTTCTTCAGGATGTTTCTGAAGTAG